One Anopheles marshallii chromosome 3, idAnoMarsDA_429_01, whole genome shotgun sequence genomic region harbors:
- the LOC128712758 gene encoding uncharacterized protein LOC128712758, translating into MNKRNIWKYDETKEMLQIMQDNNYAGSFSSKHKQNMEIFRRIENKMIESGYHYKNYLQIGVRWKNLKNLYMKAKRSKSKNQQQLFPYFEEMDCMLNHLPLKTSSEEYLFTSEPDETIAAAEHSIEQLSNANDDTAPKPQVTEVSTVNLKRKHTDIPKKMASTKVGKRYGPAQLPKSDRNSKLNATIAMSKQELSDEFYRSQKRLIDYEFNLYVRKEEEFIDRIHETTRTMLEESMDTFFTRLKDVLANQSVQHVEVIETLE; encoded by the coding sequence ATGAATAAACGAAACATTTGGAAGTATGATGAAACGAAGGAAATGCTACAGATCATGCAAGACAACAACTATGCCGGTTCGTTTagcagcaaacacaaacagaatATGGAAATTTTCCGAAGGATTGAGAACAAGATGATAGAGAGTGGGTATCACTACAAAAACTACCTGCAGATCGGTGTGCGAtggaaaaatttgaaaaacctCTACATGAAGGCGAAgcgcagcaaaagcaaaaaccagcAGCAACTCTTTCCGTATTTTGAAGAAATGGACTGTATGCTGAATCATTTGCCGCTGAAAACATCAAGCGAAGAGTATTTATTCACATCGGAACCCGACGAGACTATAGCAGCAGCGGAGCATTCTATTGAACAATTAAGTAACGCAAACGATGATACTGCTCCCAAACCACAAGTCACGGAAGTATCAACCGTCAAtctaaaaaggaaacatactGACATACCAAAAAAGATGGCCAGCACCAAAGTGGGGAAGCGTTATGGTCCTGCACAGCTCCCTAAATCTGATCGGAACAGCAAACTTAATGCCACGATTGCGATGAGCAAACAGGAACTTAGTGATGAATTTTACCGTAGCCAGAAGCGATTGATCGATTACGAGTTCAATCTGTACGTTCGCAAAGAGGAAGAATTTATCGATCGAATACACGAGACGACGAGAACGATGCTCGAGGAAAGTATGGATACATTTTTCACCCGGCTAAAGGACGTGTTAGCCAACCAATCGGTACAGCATGTGGAAGTGATCGAAACGTTAGAGTAA
- the LOC128715203 gene encoding putative nuclease HARBI1, with translation MEGECEQPNRTPNNMIVQIVNEYRTMLQQQIALHLKRQRDHLVRMRRRFLSKLAHRLYRNYALYDRTRRHLLMDVTLINTRRDSARRKHYRVLWDSMPTKSGQEFSDEQFEQCRMNQATFQFLFEKLEPELTRIPLLLSTRMKIAIAIYVLGSGKDYASVGTTFGVNSNTVQDCVQMFCRSVIKIFREDVIKMPLDNDSIKDAANEFVEFAGIPQVFGIVGCLHIPINHTGKEPEKYINSKGWSSIILQAVVDRKGSFVDISCEHPGRTIVADMLVNSPLYQRMEQLDAPYETIDNFNVAPLLLGDSKYPLLPWLLTPYPLGENMPHAERSFNVYVAKGRSCISKAFDRLVGRWKVLNRCIDLSTVSEVIITCCILHNVVEQLDSPYLDAWNECHNEEDVAPEQPHWECQIVSIYGEEVRNHLSKYMHDHFPLIVDDED, from the exons ATGGAAGGCGAGTGCGAACAACCCAATAGGACACCCAACAATATGATAGTGCAGATCGTCAATGAGTACCGAACAATGTTACAGCAACAGATAGCTCTGCATCTAAAGCGCCAGCGGGATCATTTAGTGCGGATGAGACGCCGGTTCCTCTCGAAACTGGCGCACCGTTTGTACCGGAACTACGCACTATACGATCGTACTAGACGTCATCTGTTGATGGACGTTACACTGATTAATACAAGAAGGGATAGTGCTCGGAGGAAACACTATCGCGTACTTTGGGACTCAATGCCCACCAAATCCGGGCAAGAGTTTAGCGATGAGCAGTTTGAACAGTGTCGCATGAATCAGGCCACATTTCAGTTCTTGTTTGAAAAGCTAGAGCCTGAGCTTACGCGAATACCACTGCTGTTGTCGACCAGAATGAAAATAGCGATCGCAATCTACGTTCTTGGTTCCGGAAAGGACTACGCATCGGTGGGCACAACGTTCGGTGTTAATTCGAACACCGTGCAGGATTgtgtgcaaatgttttgtcgctctgtgattaaaatttttcGAGAGGACGTAATAAAAATGCCGCTAGACAACGATAGCATTAAGGATGCCGCGAATGAATTTGTAGAGTTTGCTGGGATTCCACAGGTATTTGGAATCGTGGGATGCCTCCATATTCCCATTAATCATACGGGAAAGGAACCGGAAAAGTACATCAACAGTAAAGGCTGGAGCTCCATCATACTACAAGCGGTAGTAGATAGAAAGGGAAG CTTTGTGGATATATCCTGCGAACATCCAGGACGCACGATTGTTGCCGATATGCTTGTAAATTCTCCGTTATACCAACGGATGGAACAGTTGGATGCA CCTTATGAAACCATTGACAACTTCAATGTAGCACCTTTGCTGTTGGGTGATAGTAAATATCCCCTGCTTCCGTGGCTACTAACGCCTTATCCATTGGGCGAAAATATGCCCCATGCCGAACGCTCCTTTAATGTGTATGTTGCAAAAGGAAGAAGCTGTATCAGTAAGGCATTTGATCGGTTGGTCGGACGTTGGAAGGTGTTGAATCGTTGCATAGACCTCAGTACGGTTTCCGAGGTGATCATTACCTGTTGTATACTGCACAATGTCGTCGAACAGCTCGATTCCCCGTACCTAGATGCGTGGAACGAGTGTCATAATGAAGAGGACGTTGCACCGGAACAGCCACATTGGGAGTGCCAGATTGTGTCTATTTACGGTGAAGAGGTGAGAAACCATCTGAGTAAATATATGCACGATCATTTCCCTCTTATCGTGGACGACGAGGACTGA